The Rhodamnia argentea isolate NSW1041297 chromosome 7, ASM2092103v1, whole genome shotgun sequence genome contains the following window.
CTTATACTCAAATCGAGGCAAGAGTGCGAAGAGCGCGAACACGAAATCAAGTgagagcaaaagaaaatgaagagagtcATAGAGATATATTGGATCTAAGTAAGTTATAACTCACTTTTAATCTATTTagaacccatttatgactcatgtaactttcatattatatttaatTTCATAAATGAAGACCCATATAACAACTCATTCAATTATATATggattaagaaatgaatttatgactcattttgacATATCTAACTCTAACTAACCAGAATCAAAAGGACTtgattaaagaaattaaaagttaaagacTCGGTTAGAAAATTAATTCAACTTCGAAGATAAGgcattttgtcttttgtttttatttggcAAAGATCGAAACCTCaaatcaaaccaaaccaaataCTTTTACTCATTAAAACCAAGCCAAGCAGTGATAGAGGAGACTAGCATTTTTCTAAGTTTTTACAGTATCACcctatgaaaaacatttttcaatctAAACACCTTGATCCAAATTGATCAACAGAAGTCCAAACTGAACAACACAATAAGGCATCACTTGtctcgcgaaaaataaatagtttTGGAAAACGAatttctaaaaacgatcacttgtaTTACTTACAGAAATGAATGAACAACAAATGTTATCATCATCTACGAAAATAtctaaacataaattgttgatGACAACGAACAAATTTTCCActgaataattatttcaagcaatttaAACGATCAATAAAATAtccaaattatttatatttttttgtggaaCAAACAGAACTTAAAATTACTCAAGAACATTTCCTTTCCAAAATAAGTTGCAGAAATAGTCCAATATGAAAAAACTTCCAAACAGAATACAGGCATTGTTCTGTCACATGGGACTGGCAGCGTAGTCATGCCTCAGAGACAAAACAAGGCCGGCTTtgtaaattggaaaaagaaaacgcaAAAGGGCAGCACCGTAGTCATGCCTCAGAGACAAAACAAGGCCGGCTTtgtaaattggaaaaagaaaacgcaATAGGGCAGAACTTGCGTCTGAAACAATAAGCTTTGAATTCTTCGGCCAAAACATGGACATCTAAGATTGAGTATCCATACAATAAGCTTCTACTTCAATCTGAAGCACAACTTCACTTGTCCTATCTTTAGTCTTATCTTTCTCTTCCCTGCTCATGTTAATTCAGCCTCAAAAGTCACAATAAGCAAAACTCTCACCTTTCAGGCTTTGCCTCTATATAAAAGGGCGCCGAAAGACCTATCTCTCTAACCTTCTCATGCCAACCATAGAGAAAAAACCGATGTGGCTTGGCATTAGAGCGCTGGGATACGTAAAAGCTTAACCATGTTTTCTTGTACGGAACTCGCGGTCGCGATAAATACCAAAGAAACCGAACGTCTTCTGGCCTAGCTTTTATTCTTCTCATCCTATTTCACAATCTCTCCGAGAATTTCAACAGAGCAACCGACACTGGCGGCCATGGATGCTCTTCAGCCTCGTGAtctctttcctccttttcctcGCCTCCGCTGCTGCAACTGCATCAGCTAGCTTCTTTCTGGTGTATGCATCCAATTCTTGATGGTTCTCTTTCCTGACAAAAGATGCGTCACTAACACTCGGTGAAATTACTTCACAGTCGGGAGTGGCAAGGTCCTCACTTATTCCATTCTCATATTTGACAGAAGATCCAGTCTCGATGGAACTTGGAAGCGCAGGTGTAGGAGTCACTTCTTCATCCCGGTCACCTCCATCTGATGGAGACTCGATGGGGATTTCATTAAGATCATTCTTTATTCTGCATCTGGTCGGGCTAGGAGCTTCTGACTTGACCATGATAGGCACATGGGAATTGCTTTCCTCCGTCTGTGTGACAGTTCTGGAAGAACTATCACTGACTTGGTTTATTGCAGAGTCTTCATCTCCTTTATTTTTGGGGCAACAAGAAGCCTCTTGGTGCTGCACACTCCCTGGATCCGGAACAGTGAAGAACCACGGACACGGTAATAAATACACAGGAGGTCTTGGGGTAGATGCATTTGTCAGGTTTTCTTGTTCACGAAATGTATTGAGCTTGCAAAATGCTGACACTGTTGCACTTGGCGAGACATCAGGAGTATTTGGAGGACCTTCTTGTGATTGGCCCGTGTTTGTTGGTTGAAACACTGGAGGCCAGAAAAGTGGTGCGAATGGACTCCTATACCACAGCATCGGGCAATTTGCCTGAGGAGTAGCCATCTGTGTAGGCACTTGCCTTTGCTCAGCTGGAGGTGTAACCTCTTTCTCCGGTGTCATTGACTTTGCCATCTGCCAAATCAGGAGATGTCATCCACAGACAAATATTTGGTATCTTACCTACAATTTTAAAATCAGCTATACGTACCTGTGCTTTAAGATGCTTGTTTGTAGTATCCAGTAACTGATACTCTCTCAAAGCTGACTCCTTTCCCTGCTCCAAAGATACAAGCATTAAAAAACACCTTCATGGTTCTCAACAGCATTTAACATTTGTCAAGACAGAAGAGAAAAGATTGGGAGTTGAACCCAGAACTTTGCTCAAGGAAATTAACACAAAACTCGATATTCATTCTAACATCGACCTTTACGGGAAAGAAAAGGCTCACTTACTTTCTTTAGCTTCTCATTTTCTTGGGTAAGCTCAGCAGCTCTTCTGGTCAATTCTTCACATAAAGCCTGCAGAAATTAATTCTCCACTTAAGGGGAAAACAAAATTACAAGCAACATATAAGGTTAACCTGATTAAACGGAATGGTGTATTGAGCATTGACATTGGCAATTAGTAGAAGTCATTCATCATTAAGGAATTCAGTGGCACAGCCAATAACAGGGGAATCAAGCATTTTAATGACTTGACAACCTTGATCAAGACTTGATAAAAGGGAGACATAGAGAATCTTCCTAGGAGGAATATCAAGCTACATGTTTTGAAATGGGTCTGGAATCTTTATCTATGCAGAAAGAAGGATACGCGATCAACCCTCAAAATGTATAACATCTGTCGCATACAATCACAGAGCTTGTCAAATAACACATACAGCCCCAGCAACACTGATTGCTTGTCATCCATATGTGTACCAAAGAACCATGCACTCATTCTCATCCATATACCCAATTGATCGGTACTCAGAATGGGAGAACTTATAGGTACACAAGCATCTGAAGGGTAAGGAGGTCGCCAGATTCTCATGTAGCTGAGGTATTTTGGGTCCTTGCAGATGTTTCTCAATCAAGCAGCAGCCTTTTAATCGTTAAATAACATTTGCCAAAGTGTTGCCGCATATTAGAAACCGATGTTCGCTTCATTTTTTCCAAATATTCCCTATAAGCATTAATTTCTTATAGTCAGGTTCATCCACCAATGCACGTCACCCCAAATACATTGGAAATCCCCTTGATTATACAGaacacgaaaaaaaattatagaacgACACAAATATGTATCTTCAaggtaaattgaaaaataatcactGTCAAGCTTCCGAGAGCAGAAGAAACTACCTCATGAGACAATGTATGCAGACATAGACGGTCACAAAATACAAAACCAAAGCCGAAGAAAGCACACTGGCCCAATGAACGGAAAGAGAGCATCTCACCTGCCGTCGGCGAATCGTACGCCTTGCAGATTCCCTGTTTGCTAACACCCTCCGAAGCCTCTTCGCTTCTTTTTCAGCCtgagcgggagagagagagtgacaaCCAAATTCAGTATTAACAAACATGACAAGACAAGAGGAAGCTAAATGGCAATATCACCTCGCTTGGATTATGTCTCGAACGGCCCACACCTGATGACAAGTAACTCGTGCTGCACATGTTGCCCCCACTATTTAACACATCAGTGTCCTCTTCAGCCTTTACTTGCTCTGGAACTACATTACCGCTCGTGTTCTCAAGCTGATGCTCCCACAAGACAGCACCCTCCTGCCACAGAACAAGGATTCCTCTTAGGTAATCTAACCGGTCACAAGTCTGGTGAACAGAATAGAAATTTGGCAAAATGCGATAGTCCAAAAGACTCGCCATTGACAAAATAACATCTACTCACCATTGTCAACACTGGATAACTATTCAACTTGCCATGACGAAACAATTTCTATCTACAGTTGGCATGTCAACACTCAATATCGATCCGCCGAAGCATATCATTTTCATAAGGTTAATCTCACGAAACATATTCACAACTGAAAACCAAGCCTAATCCTCGGTCTAATCGAATAAGATAGAACATTGGAAACTACGAACCGAGCCGTAATCTCAGAGACACGAACCTCGGGAGGATCCGCACCCCGAGCCGCCGGGCCGCCGGCGGGACCCGCCATCAACGCCGAAGGACCCGGCGtctgcggcggcggcgacccGCTCCTGGCTCGCTTCTTCATACCCTTGGCCCTGCTCCCCCATTTCCCGCCAGAGCTTCCGGTGCTCCGCCGCAAGGCGAAATGAGCCAGGTCGGCCAGGGCCTCCGCCGCCTCCAACTCGATCTTGACCAACCgatccgccgccgccgcctcctggGACCCCTCCTCATCCGCCGACGACGGCGAGCAGCCCTCCGCATCCATCGGAAGCACCACCCCGGAACAGGGCGCAGCCCACGCTATACTTCGAGCG
Protein-coding sequences here:
- the LOC115726974 gene encoding uncharacterized protein LOC115726974 isoform X1, translated to MDAEGCSPSSADEEGSQEAAAADRLVKIELEAAEALADLAHFALRRSTGSSGGKWGSRAKGMKKRARSGSPPPQTPGPSALMAGPAGGPAARGADPPEEGAVLWEHQLENTSGNVVPEQVKAEEDTDVLNSGGNMCSTSYLSSGVGRSRHNPSEAEKEAKRLRRVLANRESARRTIRRRQALCEELTRRAAELTQENEKLKKGKESALREYQLLDTTNKHLKAQMAKSMTPEKEVTPPAEQRQVPTQMATPQANCPMLWYRSPFAPLFWPPVFQPTNTGQSQEGPPNTPDVSPSATVSAFCKLNTFREQENLTNASTPRPPVYLLPCPWFFTVPDPGSVQHQEASCCPKNKGDEDSAINQVSDSSSRTVTQTEESNSHVPIMVKSEAPSPTRCRIKNDLNEIPIESPSDGGDRDEEVTPTPALPSSIETGSSVKYENGISEDLATPDCEVISPSVSDASFVRKENHQELDAYTRKKLADAVAAAEARKRRKEITRLKSIHGRQCRLLC
- the LOC115726974 gene encoding uncharacterized protein LOC115726974 isoform X2, whose product is MDAEGCSPSSADEEGSQEAAAADRLVKIELEAAEALADLAHFALRRSTGSSGGKWGSRAKGMKKRARSGSPPPQTPGPSALMAGPAGGPAARGADPPEEQVKAEEDTDVLNSGGNMCSTSYLSSGVGRSRHNPSEAEKEAKRLRRVLANRESARRTIRRRQALCEELTRRAAELTQENEKLKKGKESALREYQLLDTTNKHLKAQMAKSMTPEKEVTPPAEQRQVPTQMATPQANCPMLWYRSPFAPLFWPPVFQPTNTGQSQEGPPNTPDVSPSATVSAFCKLNTFREQENLTNASTPRPPVYLLPCPWFFTVPDPGSVQHQEASCCPKNKGDEDSAINQVSDSSSRTVTQTEESNSHVPIMVKSEAPSPTRCRIKNDLNEIPIESPSDGGDRDEEVTPTPALPSSIETGSSVKYENGISEDLATPDCEVISPSVSDASFVRKENHQELDAYTRKKLADAVAAAEARKRRKEITRLKSIHGRQCRLLC
- the LOC115726974 gene encoding uncharacterized protein LOC115726974 isoform X3 is translated as MDAEGCSPSSADEEGSQEAAAADRLVKIELEAAEALADLAHFALRRSTGSSGGKWGSRAKGMKKRARSGSPPPQTPGPSALMAGPAGGPAARGADPPEEGAVLWEHQLENTSGNVVPEQVKAEEDTDVLNSGGNMCSTSYLSSGVGRSRHNPSEAEKEAKRLRRVLANRESARRTIRRRQALCEELTRRAAELTQENEKLKKGKESALREYQLLDTTNKHLKAQMAKSMTPEKEVTPPAEQRQVPTQMATPQANCPMLWYRSPFAPLFWPPVFQPTNTGQSQEGPPNTPDVSPSATVSAFCKLNTFREQENLTNASTPRPPVYLLPCPWFFTVPDPGSVQHQEASCCPKNKGDEDSAINQVSDSSSRTVTQTEESNSHVPIMVKSEAPSPTRCRIKNDLNEIPIESPSDGGDRDEEVTPTPALPSSIETGSSVKYENGIRKRTIKNWMHTPERS